A window of Massilia sp. NR 4-1 genomic DNA:
CGTTCACCAGGCTGCCCTTGGCATAGTCGGACAGCACGATCACATCGTAGTCCGGCAGCAGGGTCTTGTACTGCATCAGCTTATTGCGCAGCACGGAGTCGCTCGGCGCCTCCTCGAAGTCGATGCGCAGCATCTGCTGCTGGCGGCCGATCACGCGCAGCTTGATGATGGTGGAGATGGCTTCGTCGCGCTTCAGATAGCTGTGGATGCCGCCGCCGTGCAGCAGGTGCTCGACTTCCGCACCCGCCTCGTCGGCGCCGACCACGCCCAGCAGGCCGGCGTGCGCGCCCAGCGCGGCGGCATTGCGCGCCACGTTGGCGGCGCCGCCCAGGCGCGCTTCGCGCTTCTCGATGCGCACGATGGGCACCGGCGCTTCCGGCGAAATGCGGCCGACATCGCCGAACCAGTAACGGTCCAGCATGACGTCGCCCACGACCAGGATGCGCACTTTATCCAGTGCCGGCGCTTGATAGGTAGTCAGGGTAGTGCTCACGATAAGCCTCAGTTCATCACATTCAATTCTTCGCTGCGGCGCGGCGGGTAGGAATCCCAGCGGCTGCATCCCGGACAATGCCAGTAGAACTGGCGCGCCTTGAACCCGCAGTGGCCGCACTGGTAGCGCGCCAGGCGCGTGGTGTAGCTGTGCACCAGGTTCTGCACCAGGGACAGTTCGGACACCACGTTGGCCGGCGCATCCATCATGCGCGCTTCCAGCAGCTTGTCGAGGCCGAGCAGGGTCGGCGTGCGGCGCAGCTCGGCGACCACCAGCTGCTTGGCCGCTTCCACGCCATCAAGCTCGATGACGGCCTTGAACACCACTTCCAGCAAGTCGATGGAGGAAGCCTGTTCCAGATAGGACTTGAGCAGGCTGACGCCCTCTTCCGCCTTGCCCAGCTTGCGGTAGCCGTCCATCAGGCGCTGCGCCAGCAGGGCCGTGTGCGGCACGCTCTGGTGCTCGACGCGGCGCCAGGTGGCCAGCGCGCCTGCCACATCGCCCTGTGCCAGCTGCACGTCGCCGACCAGGATGGTGGCGCGCACGCTGCTGCGGTCGGCCTGCACGGCCTTGTCCAGCAGCGGCATGGCGTCTTCCGGATGCATGCGCACCAGCGCGTCCTGGGCCAGCTCGCAATAGAACTGCGAGATCTCCTTCTGGCGGTTGCCGGCGCCGGCTTCCTGCAGGGCGACGGCCGCTTCGATGGCGCGCTCCCACTCTTTCTCGCGCTGGAAAATCTCCAGCAAGGCGCGCCGCGCCTGCACTTCGTAGGAGCTGCCGATCAGGCGCTTATAGGTTTCCTCGGCGCGGTCCAGCAGGCCGGCTTTCAGGTAATCCTGGCCCAGCTCATATTCGGCATGGGCGCGCTCCTCGGCCGGCAGGTCGGGGCGCGACAGCAGGTTCTGGTGGACGCGGATGGCGCGCTCGGTCTCGCCGCGGCGGCGGAACAGATTGCCGAGCGCGAAATGCAGCTCCACCGTTTCCGGGTCGAGCTTGACGATTTCGATGAAGGAATCGATGGCCTTGTCGGGCTGCTCGTTGAGCAGATGATTGAGGCCCTTGAAATAGCCGCGCGGCAGGGTGCGCGACTCGGACACCAGCTGCCGGATGTCGACGCGCGCGGCGATCCAGCCCAGCGCGAAGAAGGCCGGAATGCCCAGTAACCACCAGAGTTCAAAATCCATGGAGTACTTATGCTTAGAGGAAGAGAGGCGGCATTACTGCTGCACGTTGACGCTGTCCGGCGGGGTCGGGGTGGCGGCCTGCAGGGCCGACGACTGCAGCGACTGGATGGTGGTCTTTTGTTTGCTCGCTTCGCGCCGGTGGCGGAAGACGGTCGGGGTCAGGGCGAGCACGCCGAGGGCCGCGCCGGCAACAAAGAAGCCGAGCAGCATCAGCACCAGGGGGCCGCGCAACTCATAATTGAGGAAGAAGTGCAGATCCACTTCCTGGGTGTTTTTCAGTGCAAAACCAAAGAACAGGACGAAAAGTACAACACCGAATACCGTTGATAAGATTTTCATCTTCAGCTTCCTGCTTCAAAAAAAAAACGGCATCCACGGACGCCGCTCTTTCAGATCGAACAAGGGGCGGGCCGCAGCCCGCCCCCGACTATCCTGAGACTCAGTCCTCGATGATCGGCTGCCCGACCATCGCATCGACCCGCTCACGCAACTGCTTGCCCGGCTTGAAGTGGGGCACCCGTTTTTCAGGGACCATCACCTTGTCGCCGGACTTCGGATTGCGGCCAATGCGCGGCGGCCGGCTATTCAGAGCAAAGCTGCCAAAACCGCGGATCTCGATGCGTTGACCGCTCGCCAGGGCGCCGGTCATCGCGTCGAGAATGGTCTTGACGGCATACTCCGCATCTTTGGCCACCAGCTGAGAATAACGCTCAGCCAGGCGGTTGATCAATTCGGACTTGGTCATCGACTAATCGCAGAAAGTCTTAGTTCTTGTTGTCGAACTTGGCTTTCAGCAGGGCGCCCAGGCTGGTGGTGCCGGAGGCGGCGCTGCTGTCAGCTGCCATCTTCTGCATAGCTTCTGCGGTCTCGGCATTGTCTTTAGCCTTGATCGACAGCTGGATGCTGCGTGCTTTGCGGTCGATGTTGATGACCAGGGCTTCCACGGAATCGCCCACTTTCAGGTGGGTGCCGGCATCTTCCACGCGGTCGCGGGAGATTTCGGAAGCGCGCAGGTAGCCTTCAACTTCTTCGGACAGCTGGATCACGGCGCCTTTTGGCTCAACCGATTTCACCGTGCCGGTCACCAGCGAACCTTTGTCGTTCATGGCGGCGAAGTTGTTGAATGGGTCGCCTTCCAGCTGCTTCACGCCCAGGGAAACGCGCTCGCGCTCGACGTCGATGGCCAGAACCACGGCTTCCAGCTCGTCGCCTTTCTTGAACTTGCGCACGGCTTCTTCGCCGGACTCGGTCCAGGACAGGTCGGACAGGTGCACCAGGCCGTCGATGTTGCCGGCCAGACCGATGAACACGCCGAAGTCGGTGATCGATTTGATCGCGCCTTTGACTTTGTCACCTTTCTTGTGGGTCATGCCGAAGTCATCCCATGGGTTGGCTTTGCACTGTTTCATGCCCAGCGAAATACGACGACGCTCTTCGTCGATTTCCAGAACCATGACTTCCACTTCGTCGCCCAGCTGAACAACTTTGTTCGGCGCCACGTTTTTGTTGGTCCAATCCATTTCGGACACGTGCACCAGACCTTCGATGCCTTGTTCCACTTCCACGAACGCGCCGTAGTCGGTCAGGTTGGTGACTTTGCCGAACAGACGGGTGCCTTGCGGGTAGCGACGGGACAGACCGGTCCATGGGTCGTCGCCCAGCTGTTTCACGCCCAGCGAAACACGGTTCTTCTCTTGATCGTATTTCAGCACTTTGGCGGTGATTTCCTGACCCACGGTCAGCACTTCGGATGGGTGACGCACGCGACGCCATGCCAGGTCGGTGATGTGCAGCAGGCCGTCGATGCCGCCCAGGTCCACGAACGCGCCGTAGTCGGTGATGTTTTTCACCACGCCGGTCACCACGGTGCCTTCTTTCAGCGTTTCCATCAGTTTCTGACGCTCTTCGCCCATCGAAGCTTCGATCACGGCGCGGCGGGACAGAACGACGTTGTTACGCTTACGGTCCAGTTTGATAACTTTGAATTCGAGGGTTTTGCCTTCGAATGGGGTGGTGTCCTTGACTGGACGGGTATCCACCAGCGAACCTGGCAGGAAAGCGCGGATGCCATTGGTCAGAACGGTCAGGCCGCCCTTAACTTTACCATTGACGGTACCCACGACGATTTCGCCGGATTCCATTGCTTTTTCCAGTGCCAGCCACGAAGCCAGACGCTTGGCTTTGTCGCGCGACAGGATGGTATCGCCGAAACCGTTTTCCAGCGATTCGATGGCCACGGAAACGAAGTCACCAACTTTGACTTCCAGTTCGCCCTGGTCATTCTTGAATTCTTCAACAGGGATGAAAGCTTCCGATTTCAGGCCGGCGTTGACGATCACAAAGTTGTGGTCCAGACGCACGACTTCAGCGGAAATCACTTCGCCGGAGCGCATATCCTGACGGGACAAGGACTCTTCGAAGAGGGCTGCGAAACTTTCCATATTAGACATATTACTTCCAGGTTAGCCAGTAAGGCCCGCAGGGTGCGGCTTCAACTGGGTTAGGTTAACGACACGCAGCGGCAGTCAGAGCCTGCCGCCACACCACTGCTTATTTCCCGATGGCCGCATACCAGGCCAGCACCTGAACCACGGCTTCGTCAGCCGTCATGTTCGAGGTATCGAGCACGTGCGCCCCCTCTGCGGGGACCAGCGGCGCGATGGCCCGGTGGGTATCCCGGTCGTCGCGCGCTTTCAAATCCATCAAGAGACCTTCCATATTAGCAGGAATTCCCTTGGCAATCAATTGCTTATGGCGGCGCTCGGCGCGCGCCTCGACGCTGGCAGTCAAAAACACCTTGAGCGTGGCGTGCGGGAAGATCACCGTCCCCATATCGCGGCCGTCCGCCACCAGGCCGGGCGCCTTGCGAAAGCCCAGCTGCAGGCCGAACAGGGCCTGGCGCACGGCCGGCAAGGCGGCGATTTTCGATGCCGTATTGCCAACCTCTTCGGCGCGGATGGCGTCGCTCACATTCTCGTGCGAGAGGAAAATGTCCCCGCCCGTGAAACTGATGTGCAGATGTTCGGCCAGCTTGGCCAGCGCGTGCTCGTCGCCCAGGTCGGTGCCGCGGCGCAGCGCCTGCAGCGCGGTCAGGCGGTACAGCGCGCCCGAGTCGAGCAGGTGGTAGCCGAGCTTGTCGGCCACGCGCTGGGCCACGGTGCCCTTGCCGGAGGCGGTCGGGCCGTCGATGGTAATAACAGGAATCTGCGATGTAGGCATATGTGAAACTTTTAGAAGCTGTCCTTGCGGGCGATGGCCGCGAAGGCGGTGAAATACTCGGGGAAAGTCTTGGCCACGCATTTCGGATCGTTGATGCGCAGCTCGGCGCCGCGGCGCACGGCGCCATCCAGCGTGGCGAGCGAGAAGCACATCGCCATGCGGTGGTCGTCATAGGTGTCGATCGCGGCGCCTTTCAGCACGGCGGGCGGCGTCACGCGCAGGTAGTCGGCGCCCTCTTCCACCGTGGCGCCCAGCTTGCGCAGCTCGGTGGCCATGGCGGCGATGCGGTCGGTTTCCTTGACGCGCCAGCTGGCGATATTGCGCAGCGTGCTGGTGCCTTCGGCGTACAGGGCCGCGACGGCGATGGTCATGGCCGCGTCGGGAATGTGGTTGAAGTCGGCGTCGATGGCCTTCAGCGGCCCGCTGGCGCTGGACTCGATCCAGTTGTCGCCCATGGTGATAGTGGCGCCCATCTGTTCCATGGCCTGGGCGAAGCGCACATCGCCCTGGATGCTGTTGCGGCCCACGCCTTCCACCCGCACCGGGCCGCCGCCAATCGCGCCGGCCGCCATGAAATAGGAGGCCGAGGAAGCGTCGCCTTCGACGTGGATGGTGCCGGGGCTCTGGTAGCACTGGCCGGCCGGGATGTTGAAGGCTTGCCAGCCATCCTGCTCCACCTTGACGCCGAAGCGGCGCATCAGGTTCAGGGTGATCTCGATATAGGGCTTGGAAATCAGCTCGCCTTCCACCTTGATGGCCACCGGCGCGCTGCGCGCCATCAGCGGCGCGGCCATCAGCAGCGCGGTCAGGAACTGGCTGGAGACATTGCCGCGCACCGACAGCTCGCGCGTCTTGAATTCGCCGCTCAGGATGTGCAGCGGCGGGTAGCCGGGATTGCCGGTGTATTCGATGTGCGCGCCGACGGCGTTGAGCGCATCGACCAGATCGCCGATGGGGCGCTCATGCATCCGCGGCACGCCATGCACCTTGTAATCGCCGCCGATCACGGCCAGGGCCGCCGTCAGCGGGCGGATGGCGGTGCCGGCATTGCCCATGAAGAGATCGGCCTGGCGTTTCGGGAAGCTGCCGTTGGCGCCCAGCACGCGGTGCACGGTGGCGCCGCCCTCGCCCGCCTCTTCCTGCCATTGCACGCCGAGCGAGCGCAGGGCCGCCAGCATGACCTGGGTATCGTCCGAGGCCAGCAGATCGACCACGCGGGTTTCGCCTTCGGCCAGGGCGGCCAGCAGCAGGATGCGGTTGGAAATGCTCTTCGAACCTGGCAGGCGCACCACGCCTTGCACGCGCGGCACGGGTTTCAGGTCAAGGTGTTCGGGGTATGCGGTTTGCGTCATGCCTTCAATCCTTCAAATCGTTGCGGTTCATTCGGCCAGGTCTTGCGGCTGCGGCGTTTCCGCCGCCTCGATAGCTTCGATCCACTGGCGCCGCGCGCGCTGGGCGTTGGCGTAAGTGGCTTCCAGGACCGCGCCGTCGCCGGCGGCGAGACTGGCGCGTATTTGCGTCAATTGTGCCAGATAGGCATCCAGTTCGGTCAGCAGTGCGGCCTGGTTGGCCAGGCTGATGTCGCGCCACATTTCGGGCGAGCTGCCGGCAATGCGGGTGAAGTCGCGAAAGCCGCTGGCGGCGTACTGGAACAGCAGATCGGCATGCGGCTTGCGCGCCACGTCATCCACCAGGGCATAAGCCAATAGATGCGGCAGATGGCTGACGGCGGCGAACACCTTGTCATGCTCTTCCGGCGTCAGGGTATGGATGATGGCGCCGCAGGCGCGCCAGGCGGCGGCCACGCGTTCGACGGCGGCGGCCGGGTTGTGCGGCAGCGGCGTGAGCACGGCTTTCTTGCCCTGGTACAGATCGTCGATGGCGGCATCGGGGCCATTGGTTTCGCGGCCCGCGATCGGATGGCCAGGCACGAACCGGGCGACGCTGCCGCCCAGGGCACGCTGCGCGGCGGCCGCCACATCGCTCTTGGTGCTGCCGGCGTCGGTGATGACGGTGTCCGGCCCCAGATGCGGCAGGATGGCAGTCAGAATGCGTTCGGTCTGCGCCACGGGCGCCGCCAGCAGCACCAGGTCGGCGCCGGACAGCACGGCCGCCAGTTCGGCCGCCGAGGCATCGCTCCCGACTTCATCGATGATGCCCAGTTCCAGGGCGCGCAGCAGCGCATCCCGGGAGCGGTCCATGCCGACGATATGCCGCACGGCGCCGGCCTTTTTCAGGGCGCGCGCGAACGAGCCGCCGATCAGGCCAACACCGTAGATGACAACTTTATTCAGCACGGGTCCCCGCTAAAGCCTTTTGCAGCGCCGCGATCAGGATGGCGTTTTCCTGCGGCAGGCCGATGGAAATGCGCAGCCACTCGGGCAGGCCGTAATTACCCACCGGACGCACGATCACACCCTGCTTCAGCAGCGCCAGGTTGACGCGCGCGCCGGCCGCCAGATCGTTGCCGACCTTGACCAGCACGAAGTTGCCGTGCGACGGCACGTACTCCAGGCCCATTTGCTGGAAGGCTTCCACGAACTGCTGGTAGCCGGCGGCGTTGTTCTGCGCGCTCTTGTCCAGGAATTCCTTGTCGTTCAGCGCGGCAATCGCCGCGGCCTGGGCCAGGGAGTTCACATTGAAGGGCTGGCGGATGCGGTTCATCATCTCGGTGATGCCCGGCTGCGCCAGGCCGAAGCCGACGCGCAGGCCGGCCAGGCCGTAGGCTTTGGAGAAGGTGCGCGACACCAGCAGGTTGGGGTATTGCTTGACCCAGGCCGCCGATTCGTACTGGTCTTCCTTGGACAGGAATTCGTTGTAGGCCTCGTCCAGCACCACCACCACGTGCGACGGCACTTTTTTCAGGAAGGCTTCGATCTCGGCGCCCTTGACGAAGGTGCCGGTCGGATTGTTCGGATTGGCGATGAAGACCAGGCGGGTATCGTCCTGGATGGCGGCGCCCATGGCGTCCAGATCGTGGCCGTGGGCCTTGGCCGGCACGGCGATGTGGCGCGCGCCGACGCCCTGAGTGGCCAGCGCGTACACGGCGAAGGAATACTGCGAATAGACGATGGACTGGCCGGCTTCCACGAAGGCGTGGGCGGCGATTTCCAGGATGTCGTTGGAACCGTTGCCGAGCGTGATCCACTCCATCGGCACGTCATAGCGCTTGGACAGCGCCACTTTCAGCTCGTAGCCGTTGGCGTCGGGATAGCGGCCCAGTTCAGCGGCGGCTTGCGCCATGGCCTGCTTGGCCGATTCCGGCACGCCGAAAGGATTTTCATTGGACGCCAGTTTGACGATGTTGGCCTCGTCGAGGCCGAACTCGCGCGCCACTTCGGAGATCGGTTTGCCGGCTTGATAGGGGGCGATGGCGCGAACGTAGTCAGGACCGAATTGCTTGGACATAGATATTTTCTCTTAAAGTCAGTTGAGGCTGGTCGGGTAGGAACCCAGCACTTTGAAGAAGGCAGCGTTGTCCTTGAGTTCAGCCAACGCCTTGCTCACGGACGGGTTATGTACGTGGCCTTCAATATCGACGTAAAAATAATACTCCCAGGTGCCCATGCGCGCGGGACGCGATTCGAAACGCGTCATCGACACGCCATGCTTCGCCAGGTGGGCCAGCAGCTGGTACACCGCGCCTGCCTTGTTCGGGACGGCCAGCACGATCGAGGTCTGGTCTTTCCCGGACGGGTTGGTCTGCAGATGGCCGACCACGGCGAAGCGGGTGCGGTTGTGCGGGTCGTCCTGGATATGGCCCTTGACCACGCCCAGCTTGTACTGCGTGCCTGCCAGTTCGCTGGCGATGGCGGCAATCGACCCGTCTTCGCCCGCCATGCGCGCCGCCTCGGCATTCGAGGCGACGGCGCGGCGTTCGATATTCGGATAATTCAGGTTGAGCCAGACCTGGCACTGGGCCAGGGCCTGGGAATGGGCGCAGATCACTTTCACGCCATCCATGCTGCCGGTGCGCGTCATCAGGCTGTGGTGGACGGCGATCGCCACCTCGCCGCTGATGGTCAGGCTGGTTTGCAGCATCAGGTCGAGCGTGCGGTTGATCGCGCCTTCGGAGGAGTTCTCCACCGGCACCACGCCGAAATCGGCGGTGCCGGCCTCGGTGGCGCGGAACACCTCGTCGATGGAGGCGCAAGGCAGGCCTTCGACCGCGGTGCCGAACTGCTGGTACACGGCCTGTTCGCTGAAGGTGCCGGCCGGGCCGAGATAGGCCACGGTGACGCGCTTTTCCAGCGCGCGGCAGGCCGACATGATCTCGCGGAAAATGGTCTGCACTTCGATATTGCCCATGGGGCCGGGGTTG
This region includes:
- the rfaE1 gene encoding D-glycero-beta-D-manno-heptose-7-phosphate kinase; protein product: MSTTLTTYQAPALDKVRILVVGDVMLDRYWFGDVGRISPEAPVPIVRIEKREARLGGAANVARNAAALGAHAGLLGVVGADEAGAEVEHLLHGGGIHSYLKRDEAISTIIKLRVIGRQQQMLRIDFEEAPSDSVLRNKLMQYKTLLPDYDVIVLSDYAKGSLVNVADMIASARAEGKVVMVDPKGDDFARYAGATVLTPNKSEFKRIAGSWSSEEQLTTKAQNLRQELRLDALLLTRSEEGMTLYTENDNFHIPADAREVFDVSGAGDTVIATMAAMLGAGAGWQEAVQTANRAGGIVVGKLGTATVTREELFG
- the lapB gene encoding lipopolysaccharide assembly protein LapB, with product MDFELWWLLGIPAFFALGWIAARVDIRQLVSESRTLPRGYFKGLNHLLNEQPDKAIDSFIEIVKLDPETVELHFALGNLFRRRGETERAIRVHQNLLSRPDLPAEERAHAEYELGQDYLKAGLLDRAEETYKRLIGSSYEVQARRALLEIFQREKEWERAIEAAVALQEAGAGNRQKEISQFYCELAQDALVRMHPEDAMPLLDKAVQADRSSVRATILVGDVQLAQGDVAGALATWRRVEHQSVPHTALLAQRLMDGYRKLGKAEEGVSLLKSYLEQASSIDLLEVVFKAVIELDGVEAAKQLVVAELRRTPTLLGLDKLLEARMMDAPANVVSELSLVQNLVHSYTTRLARYQCGHCGFKARQFYWHCPGCSRWDSYPPRRSEELNVMN
- a CDS encoding lipopolysaccharide assembly LapA domain-containing protein, with translation MKILSTVFGVVLFVLFFGFALKNTQEVDLHFFLNYELRGPLVLMLLGFFVAGAALGVLALTPTVFRHRREASKQKTTIQSLQSSALQAATPTPPDSVNVQQ
- a CDS encoding integration host factor subunit beta, whose product is MTKSELINRLAERYSQLVAKDAEYAVKTILDAMTGALASGQRIEIRGFGSFALNSRPPRIGRNPKSGDKVMVPEKRVPHFKPGKQLRERVDAMVGQPIIED
- the rpsA gene encoding 30S ribosomal protein S1, with protein sequence MESFAALFEESLSRQDMRSGEVISAEVVRLDHNFVIVNAGLKSEAFIPVEEFKNDQGELEVKVGDFVSVAIESLENGFGDTILSRDKAKRLASWLALEKAMESGEIVVGTVNGKVKGGLTVLTNGIRAFLPGSLVDTRPVKDTTPFEGKTLEFKVIKLDRKRNNVVLSRRAVIEASMGEERQKLMETLKEGTVVTGVVKNITDYGAFVDLGGIDGLLHITDLAWRRVRHPSEVLTVGQEITAKVLKYDQEKNRVSLGVKQLGDDPWTGLSRRYPQGTRLFGKVTNLTDYGAFVEVEQGIEGLVHVSEMDWTNKNVAPNKVVQLGDEVEVMVLEIDEERRRISLGMKQCKANPWDDFGMTHKKGDKVKGAIKSITDFGVFIGLAGNIDGLVHLSDLSWTESGEEAVRKFKKGDELEAVVLAIDVERERVSLGVKQLEGDPFNNFAAMNDKGSLVTGTVKSVEPKGAVIQLSEEVEGYLRASEISRDRVEDAGTHLKVGDSVEALVINIDRKARSIQLSIKAKDNAETAEAMQKMAADSSAASGTTSLGALLKAKFDNKN
- the cmk gene encoding (d)CMP kinase, producing the protein MPTSQIPVITIDGPTASGKGTVAQRVADKLGYHLLDSGALYRLTALQALRRGTDLGDEHALAKLAEHLHISFTGGDIFLSHENVSDAIRAEEVGNTASKIAALPAVRQALFGLQLGFRKAPGLVADGRDMGTVIFPHATLKVFLTASVEARAERRHKQLIAKGIPANMEGLLMDLKARDDRDTHRAIAPLVPAEGAHVLDTSNMTADEAVVQVLAWYAAIGK
- the aroA gene encoding 3-phosphoshikimate 1-carboxyvinyltransferase; translated protein: MTQTAYPEHLDLKPVPRVQGVVRLPGSKSISNRILLLAALAEGETRVVDLLASDDTQVMLAALRSLGVQWQEEAGEGGATVHRVLGANGSFPKRQADLFMGNAGTAIRPLTAALAVIGGDYKVHGVPRMHERPIGDLVDALNAVGAHIEYTGNPGYPPLHILSGEFKTRELSVRGNVSSQFLTALLMAAPLMARSAPVAIKVEGELISKPYIEITLNLMRRFGVKVEQDGWQAFNIPAGQCYQSPGTIHVEGDASSASYFMAAGAIGGGPVRVEGVGRNSIQGDVRFAQAMEQMGATITMGDNWIESSASGPLKAIDADFNHIPDAAMTIAVAALYAEGTSTLRNIASWRVKETDRIAAMATELRKLGATVEEGADYLRVTPPAVLKGAAIDTYDDHRMAMCFSLATLDGAVRRGAELRINDPKCVAKTFPEYFTAFAAIARKDSF
- a CDS encoding prephenate dehydrogenase/arogenate dehydrogenase family protein, coding for MLNKVVIYGVGLIGGSFARALKKAGAVRHIVGMDRSRDALLRALELGIIDEVGSDASAAELAAVLSGADLVLLAAPVAQTERILTAILPHLGPDTVITDAGSTKSDVAAAAQRALGGSVARFVPGHPIAGRETNGPDAAIDDLYQGKKAVLTPLPHNPAAAVERVAAAWRACGAIIHTLTPEEHDKVFAAVSHLPHLLAYALVDDVARKPHADLLFQYAASGFRDFTRIAGSSPEMWRDISLANQAALLTELDAYLAQLTQIRASLAAGDGAVLEATYANAQRARRQWIEAIEAAETPQPQDLAE
- the hisC gene encoding histidinol-phosphate transaminase, which codes for MSKQFGPDYVRAIAPYQAGKPISEVAREFGLDEANIVKLASNENPFGVPESAKQAMAQAAAELGRYPDANGYELKVALSKRYDVPMEWITLGNGSNDILEIAAHAFVEAGQSIVYSQYSFAVYALATQGVGARHIAVPAKAHGHDLDAMGAAIQDDTRLVFIANPNNPTGTFVKGAEIEAFLKKVPSHVVVVLDEAYNEFLSKEDQYESAAWVKQYPNLLVSRTFSKAYGLAGLRVGFGLAQPGITEMMNRIRQPFNVNSLAQAAAIAALNDKEFLDKSAQNNAAGYQQFVEAFQQMGLEYVPSHGNFVLVKVGNDLAAGARVNLALLKQGVIVRPVGNYGLPEWLRISIGLPQENAILIAALQKALAGTRAE
- the pheA gene encoding prephenate dehydratase, with the translated sequence MTDKLKPLREKIDAIDAQILELLNQRALVAQEVGHVKAETMAPVFRPEREAQVLRGVAERNPGPMGNIEVQTIFREIMSACRALEKRVTVAYLGPAGTFSEQAVYQQFGTAVEGLPCASIDEVFRATEAGTADFGVVPVENSSEGAINRTLDLMLQTSLTISGEVAIAVHHSLMTRTGSMDGVKVICAHSQALAQCQVWLNLNYPNIERRAVASNAEAARMAGEDGSIAAIASELAGTQYKLGVVKGHIQDDPHNRTRFAVVGHLQTNPSGKDQTSIVLAVPNKAGAVYQLLAHLAKHGVSMTRFESRPARMGTWEYYFYVDIEGHVHNPSVSKALAELKDNAAFFKVLGSYPTSLN